In one window of Sciurus carolinensis chromosome X, mSciCar1.2, whole genome shotgun sequence DNA:
- the Fundc1 gene encoding FUN14 domain-containing protein 1, translating into MASRNPPPQEYESDDDSYEVLDLTEYARRHHWWNRVFGHSSGPMVEKYSVATQIVMGGVTGWCAGFLFQKVGKLAATAVGGGFLLLQIASHSGYVQVDWKRVEKDVNKAKRQIKKRANKAAPEINNIIEEATEFIKQNIVISSGFVGGFLLGLAS; encoded by the exons ATGGCGTCCCGGAACCCCCCTCCCCAAG AATACGAAAGTGATGACGACTCTTATGAAGTGTTGGATTTAACTGAGTATGCAAGAAGACACCACTGGTGGAATCGAGTGTTTGGCCACAGTTCGGGACCTATGGTAGAAAAATACTCAGTAGCTACCCAGATTGTAATGGGTGGTGTGACTGGCTG GTGTGCAGGATTTTTGTTCCAGAAGGTTGGAAAACTCGCAGCAACTGCAGTGGGAGGTGGCTTTCTTCTCCTTCAG ATCGCCAGTCACAGTGGCTATGTGCAGGTCGACTGGAAGAGAGTTGAAAAAGAtgtaaacaaagcaaaaagacaGATTAAGAAACGAGCAAATAAAGCAGCACCTGAAATCAACAATATAATTGAAGAA gCAACAGAATTTATCAAACAGAACATAGTGATATCCAGTGGATTTGTGGGAGGCTTTTTGCTAGGCCTTGCATCTTAA